In one window of Pseudodesulfovibrio sp. S3 DNA:
- a CDS encoding transporter substrate-binding domain-containing protein: MNFKKMIKSFKLFIIILLFGLVGAAKAQELTIYVDNWPPYNFIKNDKIVGISTELIEAALQRANIQYKLVKYPFKRGLATVRSTPYTMLYTAARIPQREDEFAWIGPLHPRKVYLFKLSNRTDIQINELEDIKKYRTGVLSGGSVEQFFIDSGLSDEYYHLVNYSVQLLKMLLIGRFDLIPGDPLDLAYQMKSLGSKYSELEVAYLLSDEGGYYMVANKETPVEILVKIQESLEEVIATGLRDRVIEKYLR, encoded by the coding sequence ATGAACTTTAAAAAAATGATAAAATCCTTCAAGCTGTTCATAATCATTCTATTGTTTGGTCTTGTTGGAGCTGCGAAAGCTCAAGAACTTACAATTTATGTAGACAACTGGCCTCCATATAACTTCATAAAAAATGACAAGATTGTTGGGATTAGCACGGAGTTGATAGAAGCAGCGTTACAAAGGGCTAACATTCAATACAAACTTGTTAAATATCCCTTTAAACGAGGCTTAGCTACTGTGCGGAGCACTCCATACACAATGCTCTATACGGCGGCGCGCATTCCTCAACGCGAAGATGAGTTCGCATGGATTGGCCCACTCCATCCCAGAAAAGTATATCTTTTTAAACTGAGTAACCGAACTGATATTCAGATCAATGAATTAGAAGATATTAAAAAATATCGTACAGGCGTCCTTTCAGGGGGGTCCGTTGAACAATTTTTCATCGACAGTGGCCTTTCTGATGAATATTATCATTTAGTCAATTACTCTGTGCAATTATTGAAAATGCTGCTTATAGGACGGTTCGATCTTATCCCAGGCGACCCTTTGGATTTAGCCTATCAAATGAAGAGTTTGGGATCCAAATATTCGGAGCTTGAAGTGGCATATTTATTATCTGACGAAGGCGGTTATTACATGGTAGCAAACAAAGAGACTCCTGTTGAGATTCTCGTAAAGATTCAGGAATCTTTGGAAGAGGTCATAGCAACAGGCCTCAGAGACCGAGTTATAGAAAAATATTTAAGGTAA
- a CDS encoding flagellin, which translates to MALTDIEKSYLYDYSMQLLQQDMLTNKLFGASGVGRDLRSLVLGAPVRAATFTNPFEEAISGTLRGDAAAVRQASRNVGEAASMMGVARTEMATINDALNDMEDMIDKINSGELDGTSAVVQSDYDALVDKINGTISNADFNGIAMLDSSQWGTDQIDANGNVYIQSSKDGGFNITFHSVDTPSSGVAWADLDGTDLGADGTRATQLGYVQTLQSEMSSILNVYEGKEDSLQSQELNLQSQAQLLDQAAQLRKPSDPDYSLEQLLADLIARDTGTIYSGSG; encoded by the coding sequence ATGGCCCTGACCGACATAGAAAAGAGTTATCTCTACGACTACTCCATGCAGCTTCTTCAGCAGGACATGCTGACCAATAAGCTGTTTGGGGCTTCGGGCGTCGGGAGGGATCTTCGCAGCCTGGTGCTGGGTGCGCCAGTCAGAGCCGCGACATTCACCAATCCCTTTGAGGAAGCCATCAGCGGCACATTGAGAGGCGATGCCGCTGCTGTCCGGCAGGCGTCTAGGAATGTGGGCGAGGCCGCATCCATGATGGGGGTGGCCCGGACCGAGATGGCGACGATCAATGACGCCCTCAATGACATGGAAGACATGATCGACAAGATCAACTCAGGAGAGTTGGACGGTACCAGCGCCGTGGTACAGAGCGATTACGATGCTCTGGTGGATAAGATCAACGGCACCATTTCCAATGCGGATTTCAACGGTATTGCCATGCTGGACAGTTCCCAGTGGGGTACTGATCAGATCGACGCCAACGGGAATGTGTATATTCAGTCCAGCAAGGATGGCGGATTCAACATCACTTTTCATTCCGTGGACACTCCGTCCAGTGGTGTGGCCTGGGCAGACCTGGACGGTACCGATCTCGGTGCAGACGGCACCAGGGCCACTCAGCTCGGATACGTGCAGACCCTACAAAGCGAGATGTCTTCGATCTTGAACGTCTACGAGGGCAAGGAAGACAGCTTACAGTCTCAGGAACTCAATCTTCAGAGTCAGGCCCAATTGCTGGATCAGGCCGCACAGCTGCGAAAGCCGTCCGACCCCGATTATTCCCTTGAGCAGTTGCTGGCCGATCTCATTGCTCGGGATACCGGGACGATCTACAGCGGGAGCGGGTAG
- the ilvN gene encoding acetolactate synthase small subunit — translation MCKQTVIELLVKNHPGVMSHICGLFARRAYNVEGIACMPVNGGATSKIWLLVNADQRLDQMIKQVDKLEDVCGVERHDSGHAVFAKMAEFVQ, via the coding sequence ATGTGTAAACAAACTGTTATTGAACTTTTGGTGAAAAATCATCCCGGCGTGATGTCCCATATCTGTGGGCTGTTTGCTCGTCGGGCCTATAATGTGGAAGGCATTGCCTGTATGCCGGTCAATGGTGGCGCCACGAGCAAGATATGGCTTCTGGTCAATGCCGATCAGCGATTGGATCAAATGATCAAGCAGGTGGATAAGCTTGAGGATGTATGTGGCGTCGAACGCCATGACAGCGGTCATGCCGTCTTCGCAAAGATGGCTGAATTTGTACAATGA
- the ilvB gene encoding acetolactate synthase large subunit, with protein sequence MKLSGAEIIIKLLERQGIKTIAGIPGGANLPMYDALGRSDAIRHILTRHEQGAGFIAQGMARVSGKPAVFFATSGPGATNTLTAIADAKLDSIPIICITGQVPLSMIGTDAFQEVDTYGLSVPITKHNFLVRSVEELLEVIPAAFRIASSGRPGPVVIDVPKDVQAAQLEFDVWPDPGQPVPTPELFPGEIEHAAGMINKAEKPILYLGGGVIQSDSAPQALAMAEKGGIPSVVTLMGLGIMPTDHPLSLGMLGMHAARYTNMALEECDLLIAVGVRFDDRATGKVPDFCPKAKVIHMDIDPSELDKIKTAHASVTGDVGEVLKALIPLIKERKRSVWNEDIRQLKEANPMVIPQAEDPMSPYGVILKTAELVGESAVICTDVGQHQMRTAQVYPFKYPRQWLTSGGLGTMGFGMPAAIGAALAAPDKPVVCFSGDGSIMMNIQDLATAMEYDIPIKIILTNNNALGLVRQQQDLFYGKRYTASDYSKSVDFIKIAEGFGIGAYDLGTSNDPARTLAEALAAPGPCLIHVPISPDEPVYPMVPPGAANSEMIGGENHV encoded by the coding sequence ATGAAACTCAGCGGTGCGGAAATCATCATCAAATTATTGGAACGACAGGGCATTAAAACCATCGCCGGAATTCCCGGAGGCGCGAACCTGCCCATGTACGACGCACTCGGACGCAGCGACGCCATCCGGCATATACTGACCCGACACGAACAGGGAGCCGGATTCATTGCCCAAGGCATGGCCCGCGTCAGTGGCAAACCTGCGGTTTTCTTTGCGACTTCCGGTCCCGGAGCCACCAATACCCTGACGGCCATAGCCGATGCCAAGTTGGATTCCATCCCCATCATCTGCATCACCGGCCAAGTGCCCCTGTCCATGATCGGCACCGATGCCTTCCAGGAAGTGGACACCTACGGTCTGAGCGTTCCCATCACCAAACACAATTTTCTGGTCCGTTCCGTGGAGGAATTGCTTGAGGTCATCCCTGCCGCCTTCCGGATCGCTTCCAGCGGTCGCCCCGGACCTGTGGTCATCGACGTGCCCAAGGATGTCCAGGCGGCTCAGTTGGAGTTTGACGTCTGGCCCGACCCAGGACAGCCCGTGCCAACCCCGGAGCTGTTTCCGGGCGAAATTGAGCATGCTGCGGGCATGATCAACAAGGCGGAGAAACCGATTTTGTACCTCGGAGGAGGCGTGATCCAGTCCGATTCGGCGCCCCAGGCCTTGGCCATGGCCGAAAAGGGGGGAATTCCGTCCGTCGTGACCCTCATGGGGCTGGGGATCATGCCCACTGATCATCCTTTGAGTTTGGGGATGCTGGGCATGCATGCAGCCCGATATACCAATATGGCTCTTGAGGAATGTGACCTGCTCATTGCCGTGGGTGTGCGTTTTGATGACCGGGCCACAGGTAAGGTGCCGGATTTCTGTCCCAAGGCCAAGGTCATCCACATGGACATCGACCCCAGTGAACTCGACAAGATCAAAACGGCCCACGCCTCTGTCACAGGTGACGTTGGCGAGGTGCTCAAGGCCTTGATTCCACTTATCAAAGAAAGGAAACGATCCGTATGGAACGAGGATATCCGGCAACTCAAGGAAGCCAACCCCATGGTTATTCCGCAGGCCGAAGATCCCATGTCTCCATACGGGGTCATTCTCAAGACGGCTGAGCTGGTTGGGGAGAGCGCGGTCATTTGCACTGACGTGGGGCAGCATCAGATGCGTACGGCCCAGGTGTACCCATTCAAGTATCCTCGGCAGTGGCTGACCTCCGGCGGCCTTGGAACCATGGGATTCGGAATGCCTGCCGCCATAGGGGCCGCCCTGGCCGCTCCGGACAAGCCGGTAGTCTGTTTCAGCGGCGACGGGTCCATCATGATGAATATTCAGGATCTGGCAACGGCCATGGAGTATGATATTCCGATCAAGATAATATTGACCAATAACAATGCGCTCGGCCTTGTCCGTCAACAGCAGGACCTCTTTTATGGCAAGCGGTATACTGCTTCCGATTATTCGAAGTCGGTTGATTTTATCAAGATTGCTGAAGGGTTCGGAATCGGCGCCTATGACTTGGGAACCAGTAATGATCCAGCCCGGACCTTGGCCGAGGCCCTGGCCGCACCCGGTCCTTGTCTCATTCACGTGCCCATCAGCCCGGACGAACCGGTGTATCCGATGGTTCCTCCAGGAGCCGCGAACTCCGAAATGATAGGAGGAGAAAATCATGTGTAA
- a CDS encoding NAD(P)H-dependent oxidoreductase encodes MHILIVLAHPDKHSFNHAIAAQAAATLKHNGHAVILYDLYAEGFDPNLPAHEIPRNATLPDPIDNHCKQTAQADGIIIVHPNWWGMPPAILAGWVDRIMRPGVAYEFVEGDSGEGVPVGLLKADKAIIFNTSNTSAQREKTIFGDPLERIWKNCIFDLCGVGDITRHMFQIIVTSSHEERLQWLEEVATIVTDKFPPRA; translated from the coding sequence ATGCACATTCTCATTGTCCTAGCCCACCCCGACAAGCACAGCTTCAATCACGCCATTGCGGCTCAAGCGGCAGCAACGCTGAAACACAACGGCCATGCCGTCATTCTTTACGACCTTTACGCGGAAGGCTTTGACCCCAATCTGCCTGCCCACGAAATTCCCCGCAATGCCACCCTGCCCGACCCTATCGACAACCATTGCAAACAAACGGCGCAAGCCGACGGCATCATTATTGTTCATCCCAACTGGTGGGGTATGCCGCCCGCCATTCTGGCCGGATGGGTGGATCGGATCATGCGGCCAGGCGTGGCCTACGAATTCGTGGAAGGCGACAGTGGAGAAGGTGTGCCCGTGGGATTACTCAAGGCGGACAAGGCCATCATCTTCAACACCTCGAACACCTCTGCCCAAAGGGAAAAAACCATTTTCGGCGACCCGCTGGAACGCATTTGGAAGAACTGCATTTTCGACTTGTGCGGAGTTGGGGACATCACTCGACACATGTTTCAAATCATCGTCACCAGCAGCCATGAAGAACGGCTGCAATGGCTGGAGGAAGTGGCAACAATCGTGACCGATAAATTCCCTCCAAGGGCTTGA